Proteins from a single region of Chryseobacterium scophthalmum:
- a CDS encoding alkaline phosphatase PhoX, giving the protein MKRKLLSIAALALMTTSMIQAQTTIFALQSAWKYNDADVALPATWKSSNYDVSNWAVGNGPLGYGDPVTTSFISGVDTAYLIKDFTVNLADLTNTMEFGVRRDDGIIVYLNGEEVIRDNMPAGAISHGTFSSTTIDGAAETAINLFSIPKNKFVQGTNRISIELHNRSASSSDLTIDAYLKTTATVTPPISNCTGTHISCFTSIVPTTQTAKLIIPAEHKYQLILKEGDNYTEGGGLVGGLNDFTAYVAKNNSSTDGYLSVNHETNPGGVTMAEVNYNTSTKLWQLTKSRAVSFSAPSLVQTIRNCSGGVTPWGTVVTAEESVTSNDLNADGYKDYGWLVEIDPATAQVMSHNQAGTKDKLWQMGIMNHENVVVNNAGTTAYYGEDGGTHMVYKYVMDTPNNLASGNLYVLKLDQGLSGGNPVATTGQWIQIPNKLQADQNNTAALALSLGGTSFNGVEDVEISPLDGKIYFTAKGLDKVYRMTDNGMTLSNVETFVGGASTTYSFNTAQGVKTEAWGDGNDNLTFDELGNLWVLQDGGKNYIWVIGPDHTQANPNVRLFASMPAGSEPTGLTFTPDKKFGFFSIQHPNSTISTDVDATGNTIDYRGKSATIVVALQQFLGTTGSLGTVEVVNENDVTVAPNPTSGIVKINSPKALKNLEITAYSIDGKVVYKKKMTGSTTSLDLDFTSELQASRVLILNIEADGFQKTTKILKK; this is encoded by the coding sequence GTGAAAAGAAAACTACTTAGTATCGCAGCTTTGGCATTGATGACGACATCGATGATCCAGGCACAGACTACGATTTTTGCATTGCAAAGTGCATGGAAGTACAACGACGCAGATGTTGCATTGCCTGCAACCTGGAAAAGTTCCAATTATGATGTTTCAAACTGGGCGGTAGGAAACGGACCATTAGGTTACGGTGATCCTGTTACTACTTCTTTTATTTCCGGCGTAGATACCGCTTATCTTATTAAAGATTTCACGGTAAATTTGGCTGATCTTACCAACACGATGGAGTTTGGCGTGAGAAGAGATGACGGAATCATTGTTTACTTGAACGGTGAAGAAGTAATAAGAGATAATATGCCTGCTGGAGCTATTTCTCATGGTACTTTCTCGAGTACAACGATTGACGGAGCTGCAGAAACAGCGATTAATTTATTTTCTATTCCGAAAAATAAATTTGTACAGGGAACCAACAGAATTTCAATTGAATTGCACAATAGAAGCGCTTCAAGTTCAGATTTAACAATAGATGCATATCTTAAAACAACTGCAACTGTCACTCCACCGATTTCTAACTGTACAGGAACACACATCAGCTGTTTTACTTCAATTGTTCCGACTACGCAGACTGCAAAATTAATTATCCCTGCTGAACACAAATATCAGTTAATCTTAAAAGAAGGGGATAATTATACAGAAGGTGGCGGATTGGTTGGTGGTCTTAATGACTTTACCGCTTATGTTGCTAAAAATAATAGCAGTACCGACGGATATCTTTCTGTAAACCATGAAACTAACCCAGGAGGTGTTACCATGGCAGAAGTTAATTATAATACATCAACTAAACTTTGGCAGTTGACAAAATCAAGAGCGGTGAGCTTTTCAGCACCGAGCCTTGTGCAAACTATCAGAAACTGTTCGGGAGGTGTTACGCCTTGGGGAACAGTGGTGACAGCTGAAGAATCTGTTACTTCAAATGATCTTAATGCTGATGGATACAAAGATTATGGCTGGTTGGTAGAAATTGATCCTGCAACAGCACAAGTAATGTCTCATAACCAAGCGGGAACTAAAGACAAGCTTTGGCAGATGGGAATTATGAATCATGAGAATGTGGTTGTAAACAATGCGGGAACTACTGCTTATTATGGTGAAGACGGCGGAACTCATATGGTTTACAAATATGTGATGGATACTCCAAACAATTTGGCTTCAGGAAATTTGTATGTTTTGAAACTTGATCAGGGATTAAGCGGCGGAAATCCGGTTGCTACTACAGGACAGTGGATTCAGATTCCAAATAAACTTCAGGCAGATCAAAATAATACAGCTGCTTTGGCTTTGTCATTGGGTGGTACTTCGTTTAATGGAGTAGAAGATGTTGAGATAAGTCCACTTGACGGTAAAATTTACTTTACGGCAAAAGGATTAGACAAAGTGTACAGAATGACAGACAACGGAATGACGCTTTCAAACGTAGAAACTTTCGTTGGAGGTGCATCAACTACTTATTCATTCAACACTGCTCAAGGAGTAAAAACTGAAGCTTGGGGAGACGGAAACGATAACCTTACTTTTGATGAACTTGGAAACCTTTGGGTACTTCAGGATGGTGGTAAAAACTACATTTGGGTGATTGGTCCAGATCACACACAGGCAAATCCTAATGTGAGATTATTTGCATCAATGCCTGCAGGATCAGAACCTACTGGTCTTACTTTCACACCGGACAAGAAATTTGGATTCTTCTCAATTCAGCATCCGAATTCTACGATTTCTACTGATGTAGATGCTACAGGAAATACGATAGATTACAGAGGAAAATCAGCTACGATTGTAGTTGCCTTACAACAGTTTTTAGGAACTACGGGAAGTTTGGGTACTGTAGAAGTTGTTAATGAAAATGATGTGACGGTTGCTCCGAATCCTACTTCAGGAATTGTAAAAATCAATTCTCCAAAAGCACTGAAAAATCTTGAAATTACTGCGTACAGCATTGACGGAAAAGTTGTGTATAAAAAGAAAATGACTGGTTCTACAACAAGTTTAGATTTAGATTTCACAAGTGAGCTTCAGGCATCAAGAGTTTTAATATTAAATATTGAAGCAGACGGATTCCAGAAAACAACTAAGATTCTTAAAAAATAG